The segment ccaattttggggatggctacataaaaagagggaaaattaaaatatacagggaaatttaaaatattcatatgaaaacatggataaaacatgcacatatacattatagaaccttaacatataagaactaacagagttcttatggcaaatttgtgttaaattgagagtcaaagtcaaattgcttatagaattcattaTCAAAATTCACTGTCTATATGCTGAATTTATGGGGAGGTCCCCTAGGATTCCCGTCCCCAGGATGCCTGAAAAAAAAACTGGGGACATGTCCCCAGGTAACGTAGATGGAATGTTATTAGGTCGGTTGGCCGACATTGAAAGATTCATGAATTTAAAGGGATCATGGATGGAGTGAAAGGTATGGATGAATTTCAGTTATTCCTGCATTGAATGAATGCAAGAGAGCACAGACTCAACCCTGAGTTTCTCATCCCTTGTGGGACGTAGCCCCTGCCAGCATTATCATCAAGCCTTTCCTGTTCAATCATTGCATAGTTAGCAATTGTTGCATAAAGTGGTTTGACCCTTACTTGAGTCGACGAATTACACAGGAGCAGCACAACATCGGAGTTTATAAGAGGAGGAGGAGCACTAAACTGGGTGGCAGACTAAGGAGACATTGTGCCAATCAGTGATCATTAGATCTGTGTGGAATTGGGGATAAATATCTGATATGGGTTATGGAAACACATACTTCCTGTAGCAGCAGGATTGACCTTTCCTTTGCTATTGTCTCTGGGCACAGCAAAGCAGAAGTATTGGGTGGATAAGGGAGACAATCATTGCTCAGTGTAAAATTGACCTCAACCTGTGGAATCTGACCAGACTTTGCGTGGGAATAACCAGTATTGTCTGAGATCATATACGCCTGTCCAAAAGTGCTTTAATTGACATTCAAAACAAGCCTGATCCAGGGTGAAGCTGCAATACCCTAGGGAGCAAATACATAGGTTCCTTTACTGCTTTTAAGATTAAAATCTAAAGCATTCTCAGTTTAGTTATTGTGTTCATTTGTATGTGATTCAATACTGTCCTTATTTGAGAAAAGATTGTAATCTGAATGTTATTCTATTGGAGATATGGAATGGGCTACATCTGAGTTGCTGTAATGAATTTGCTGTCAACATCTTTGAAAGACCTTGATTTTAGACATTTCAGTATTAATTAAGTTGCAATTTGAGTTGGTATCTGTCATCCATCCCCTTATAACCCCTTCTATTTCTTAATTTCCACAGTTACCAAATGATAAGCAAAGGGCAAATGATCCAAATACCAGAGAAGACAACCTTTTTATGTTTATAGGTTAGGCATTGAATTGTGATAGAATATCCTAGGGTAGGGGATTTACTAACTTAGTCTTTTCAAAACCTTTTTTCAGCAACATTCTGCAAAACTTCTTCTTGAGTAGGTGGTGATCCATTGTCTCCTCAACATCTTTACATAGAGAACATCTTAATGGGCCATTAAAACCCAACTTCCGTAATCTGTCACTGGTTAGAATCTTATCTTGCAAGGTAGCACAAGCAAATGTTACCTCTGGTAAATAGTGTTTGTGCCAGCATAAATGAATGAGCCAATCTTCCTTTTTGACTGCTGCTTCCTCAATATGATACCCTAATTTGATGTTGTATTTTCTAGATTTAGAGCCAGTCCATCTAATGGTGTCATTTTCCTTCTTTATGAAGACTTGTCTAGGGCCAAAATCATCTCTAGAAAGGCTTTTTTTGATCTTCTGGTACGTTCAGACCTTGAAAGGATTTCCATCTCCACTTTTTAATTACCTCTACCTCAATTTGAGTGATGTAGTCTCACACTCCTGCTTCCTCAATATGATACCCTAATTTGATGTTGTATTTTCTAGATTTAGAGCCAGTCCATCTAATGGTGTCATATTTTCCTTCTATATGAAGACTTGTCTAGGGGCCAAAATCATCTCTAGAAAGGTTTTTTTTGATCTTCTGGTATGTTCAGACCTTGAAAGGATTTCCATCTCCACTTTTTAATTACCTCTACCTCAATTTGAGTAATGTAGTCTCACACTCTAGAACCTGAACTATTAATCAAAATCTCATTTGCCTCCATCAAATTTGGAAAATCAATTAAAGCTGGGAAATTGTTCCAAGAGTCTTCCTAGAATAAGGCCTTTTTTGCATTTAAAAGCTCCTGTGTGATGTGCTCATTTATCAAGTCTCTACTGGACATCATAAAATTTCATATTTCTAAACTGCTAGGAGGATTTGCTGTGCTAGGAATTCTGCTTGAGTGCTCAGAATCAAGATATTTGTTTCGAAGTATTCTTGCTCACCTTAAGTGGGAATTGTAGTATTGACTCCAAATCAGTGGGCCTCCATAGCTGTATTAAGGATAGGCCATTGATGCAGTCCCACCCCATTTGCTTCTTTAGACAACAAATCTTATCCCAAGCTATAAGCAgaaatttcttcttctttgaggtgCCTTTCCAAAAGAAGTTTCTCATTTTCTGATCAATAATGTCACTTATCTTCATTGGCATTTGATGCAAGACATAGTGTATACGGGGATTGTAGAGATTACTAATTTTAACATTAGGAATTCTGCCCGCAGAGGACAGCCATTTTCCTTTCGAAGAATTTAATTTTGAATTACATTTTGAAACAAAAGACTCCCACAAAGTTGACTTACTAGCCCCAACAAATGGAGGGATGCCAAGATACTTACTGGAAAGCTGACTGACTTTGAAAGCAAGGATGTGAGTGATCTCTTCCTGTTTTCATGAATCAGTGTTGAGAAATATTTCCAATTTTCTCCATTTGATATATTGACTTGAATGAAGCGAGAAACTATCCAGTGCTGTCTTTATAACCTTTGCTTCCCTATTACTTGCTACTCTAAAAAGGAGTGTGTCATTTGTGAATTGCTGATGTGTAATTACATCAATGTTTGGAACTACTTGACACCTTTCCATCTGCCCATCTATCTCATCTTTTTGAATAAATCTTCCCAAATCTTAAATAATGATTCTGAATAAGGAAGGAGATAGAGGGTCGCCTTTCTTGATAGTCTTGGATGAAGAAAAGAAACCTTGAGGATTGCCATTAGCCAAAATTGAGAATCTAGGAAAAGAAATGCAGTTCCAAATCCATGCTATCCATTTGTGACAAATCCCAAATCTCTATTATACTTCCAAATGGAATTGCTTTTTAACTTGATCATATGCTTTCTTGTTACGCTCTTTGTGATTGACCTTCCCAATGTGAAACCATTTTGTTCTTTCGAGATGATTTTTGGTAGCAAACCCTTTAGTCGATTAGCTATCGCTTTGGGCACAATCTTATATATTGCATTATAAAGTAATATAGGACAAAAATCATCCATTGATTTCACCGAGAACTTTTTTAGAATCAGCACAGTGATTATTCATATCATTCAACATGGTGTCTTGCCTTATTAATTTTTCCACGACAAAGATTGGGTCTTCTCCAATGGTATTCCAAAATTTGTAGAAGAATCTTGCGATGAAACCATTAAGCCCAAGAGCCTTATTCGGGGCTAGTTGAAAGGTAACTTCCTTTACTTCCTTCTTTGTGAAAGGTCTCTTCAGAAACTCGTTTTGAGGGGTCCAACCAAGTGTGGAATTTTGCTCAAGACTTCTTATTTGATTTGATCATCAATGGGTGTTGAATTGCTTAACAAATCTTCGAAATTTATTTTTGCGACCTCAGAAATTTCACTTTGCTCTTCTACCACACCACCCTCGTTGTTGTTTATCGTTGTGATTCTGTTAATACTTTGCTTGATCTTTGTAGTATTGTGAGAGAACTTAGTTTTTCTATCTTCGTTTCAATTCTTTCTCTTTTGCATAGGAATCTTGGTCCATTCCAACTTGAATAGCCACCTCATTGAGTGCAACCAATCCCTTAACTActtttttgtaaggaagttaatgTAGTGGAACAATTTCTTACTAAATCTTGAGtggagggtaatgcaaatttttttcatatcttcacaatagttacaaaaatgaaacataaataacacaaatatttgtgaAATCAGAGATGATTCATTGGTAAAAACTTATTGTTACATTAACTAAGGAAAAAGTTACAATATATGGAGCTTACAAAAATACTGTAGACATTAATTATAACACATTCATCTATCTACCCAATACTGTAGACACATTAATTACAATATTAACCATTAAcactaataatataaaatattattctaacaccctcccttaatggtcaatctgtcaaaaacaccaagttgccccttgaattttacaaacttatccgGGCTCAGAGACTTCATGAGAATATCCACAGTCTGATCTACTGTTGGAACATATTGCAATTGAACTGATCTGTCTTCTACCAGCTTGCAGATGTAGTGACAATGAAGCTCGACATGCTTGGTACGTTCATGGAAGACTGTATTTTTggccagtttgagcaccccttgattatcaGTATACAAGGGAGAAGGACATGTCTGTGGCATTTGCATGTCAGAGAGCATCCTTCGGAGCCAAACTGCCTTACATGTGGCCTTGACTGTTCCCCAATATTCagcttcggtcgaggaaagagccacggcctgttgcttcttgctgctccaagtgacGACACCAGTACCCAAATTGAATACGTACCTAGAAGTGGTTTTTCTGTCATCCACtgatcctgcccaatctgagtcaatataaCCAATCAGCTTTGGATCGTTGCATCTGCTATACAAAATGCCATAGTCAGAAGTGTTGTTCACATAGCGCAGTACTCGCTTCAGTGCAATCCAATGATCAGCTTTTGGGACCATCATGAAGCGAGAGATGTAGCTGACAGcgaaactgatgtcaggtctagtggtagtgagatagatgaggctgcccactagttgcctgaattcgGTTTCATCTATTGTAGGTGATTCAGACTTGGCTGATAACTttagccctttctccataggtgtggaagcaggtttacaatcctgcattcgaaacttGTCAAGCAAACTGCAAGCATACTTGGAGTGTGAAATAAAGATACTGTCATCAGTCTACCGCACTTCGACACCtaagcaataatggagaagccTCAAATCTGTCATGTCAAAAGCTTGGCACACGTAATGTTTGATGGCTgtaatcaaatgtgctgaactgccagtaatgatcaagtcatccacgtagACAACAAGAAAGAGGATATCATCACTGGAGAGTTTGACATACAGATTAGTGTTAGAGGGACTCTGCTGAaaaccatgttcaaccaaatagtgatcaatcttgaagtaccaagcccgaggggcttgcttCAGGCCATATAGGGCTTTTACCAATCTGCAAACCTGATGTTCCTTACTAGGAACCTTGAAGCCAAgaggttgagtcatataaacttcttcctgcaagtcaccattgaggaatgcactcttaacatccatctgatgaagtttccatccaaactgattctactcatcttggcagtaggagcaaaattctcctcgtagtcaatgccctcCAGCTGTTTAAAACCCCGagcaaccaatctggccttgtacttatccaaagtaccatctgcatgatacccGACTCTGTAAACCCATTTACAGCTGATAGGTTTCTTCCCAGGAGGCAAATCAGAaagaacccaagtgttattcttcacaAGACTATGGTATTCtgtctccatagccttttcccactcgGGAATGCCTTTGGCCTCGGAATACGTTTGGGGTCAGAGATATTGTGGATGTTGGCCATAAGTGCAAGGTTTATTGTATTTTGCTGCTTTCTCTTGCGGCGAACTGATCTATCCTCAAGAATCTCTCATCACGAAGATCTCCTATAGTTTTGGCCCACTATTTAGGCCGaagggtagaagtaccaacatctggcaTTGGAGGAACAACATCCCCTGGAGTTTCCGGAACAAAGTCATCTAGATGCAAATCCTGTGACAAATCAGGTGGTGTTTGATTCGGTAGATTCCTCATCTTCAGAGTAAGAATGCTCTAAAGCCCTCCCATCATGGGAACCAAGAGGAAGACGGACACCAATAGTCAGAGTCGTAGGACTAGGAGTAGTAGAAGGCATAAATGGACTGGTAGTCCTTGTGGTTGTCGCTGTTACCAGTAAACATAAGTGTTTGGCTCTTTGAATCTAGCTTAGCACGTTTGGCGTCTGGAATCCATACATGAGCGGTAGAaccgaagactttcaaatggcccacTTTAGGCTTGCGTCCTGaccaggcttcttcaggagtcatcttcttaacgacaTGTGTAGGTGACCGATTCAGGAGATAGACTGCAGTGtaaactgcttcagcccaatatttcttaggaacattgCGATGCTCTATCATAGAACGAGCCATTTTAGTAATGGTGCGATTTCTACGTTCAacgacaccattttgctgaggggtgtatggtgtggtgagttggcgcttaatgccatgtgtagcacaaaatgtagagaagtcattggaacaaaactcccccccattatttgaccttagagtgacaatctgagaaccgaattctttctcaactaaggaCTTAAACTGCTGAAATGTACTGAACACctgatttatttttcagaaaatacacccacattttacgactgaaaTCGTCAACAAATAACAAGAAGTACCTGCAACTAGTGACAGATGGAGTGTTCATTGGCCCACATACATTGGCGTGAACCAATTGAAGGACCTTGGAGGTTCACCTAGAATCACCATCCGAGAATGGTGTCCGATGCTACTCCTAGCTTGATAGGCTGCACGaactccatgattttgaggttgaaTCTTGAGTAGACCAGCAACCAAACCCTCCCGATATAACTGAGAGAGACAGTGTACGTTTAAGTGCCCATAAGGTTGATGCCAAAGTGTTCTTATGGATGTACTCCGAGCAACCAAAGCGTGCTCTTGAGAATCGCCAGAATTAGcaagtctatacaaaccatgatcctCAAGTCCCATAGCGATGGTAGTACAAGTCTCCCTATCAACAATGCTGCAGATGGACGAACTGAATACAACATCTAATTAAGGAGAATGCCTCATGTTCTGATTGACAGAGAGGAGATTATGTTCCATGCTCggaacatagtagacatcaagaaaaattaaatttctacctcCTGAGTGAATCTGGACAGTGCCCTTACTAGCAACTGTGTACTCTTCTCCTCCTTCGAAGATTACTGAATCTGAGAATGGTTCAAATTTTGTGAACCAATCCCGACGATGAGTAAAGTGCCGCGAAGCCCTTGAATCGATATACCAGGCAGAAGAGTGGACTGGATCTTCTGTTctcttggccataaaagcatagaaAGCTTATTCTTTCTGCTCAGAGTGCTTTGTGACAT is part of the Cryptomeria japonica chromosome 10, Sugi_1.0, whole genome shotgun sequence genome and harbors:
- the LOC131858815 gene encoding uncharacterized protein LOC131858815, giving the protein MARSMIEHRNVPKKYWAEAVYTAVYLLNRSPTHVVKKMTPEEAWSGRKPKVGHLKVFGSTAHAYMISDNTGYSHAKSGQIPQVEVNFTLSNDCLPYPPNTSALLCPETIAKERSILLLQESATQFSAPPPLINSDVVLLLCNSSTQVRVKPLYATIANYAMIEQERLDDNAGRGYVPQGMRNSGLSLCSLAFIQCRNN